One Quercus lobata isolate SW786 unplaced genomic scaffold, ValleyOak3.0 Primary Assembly Scq3eQI_362, whole genome shotgun sequence genomic window, GGGTTCCTTATAATTACCTTGCCTATTATGAAAACAAGTCTCTAAGTATACATCGGCTAGAAGGGATTAGTCCATGAAGTATCTCAAACgccctttttgtttttctttttttttttttttttttactagcaAATAATATTGTCCCAGCAGCCTAGAACTTAGAGTACAATGCAACTTTATAATTATTAACCGCTTGtcaatataaaacaaatgtaCCACAATTAACTATAATTCAAATTGTAATAGTCTTTCAAAATAAACTCTCTTGCCATCCTAAAACCTTCAATATCCAATCAAAATTATGCTTCACTTGTCCAATTCAATACTACCACATTCTTGTGTTGTATCCaccttatttttaaattgagcCAATCCGTAACTCTTATCagttaaaattcaaagaattacaTTTCTGGCATCAAAACTTATTCCACAGGATATTAAACAGTCCTCCAagtccataaaaagaaaattaggacCTCAAACTTCTAAGTAACAGAACATGTCTCAAAAACATTTAGGGACTACCTCGCCCATAAATTAGGCAATGGTAATCCATGTAGGTCAACGCTAACAAGGACAATGATCCAAAAGAAGGTTCGTCCTTAGCATTAGAATCCAAGGAAGTCCACCGATATATTGCTGAATTCTTTAAACACcctcaaaatttatataataacatataatataatgtgAACTACAATAACCACAAATTGATTTTCCCTTCACACTACGAACTTTACATTAATTTCCTAACTCCATATAAACTAAAATCGAGGAATCGTAGCTCTAACATCAAACCTTAACCCCGAAATAAAGTTCTGCAATAGTCAATTCCCTAATAACGATCAAGCAGTCCAAATTTTGAATAGGGCATAGTAAACTATCATTCAATAATTAAACCTCTGAGAATCTCCTACAGATCAAACTAACCTTAGGTAGGTCAATTATATTAGGAAAAACTATCAAATGAGTTTTCAAAAGATCAGTCACAAAACAACAGTAAGATTTCCTTTGCTTGTtcttttctcactctcttttccttttaatatgAAGAAGAAGTTTTAATAACCAATCTAATCaatcacaaaattttcaagaataaaataCACCCACTTAATACTAGTAtaagagtaccaatgaataatccACATTGGCTGGGTATCGGAGTACCAATGCATAACCCCCATTAGCTGAGTATCAAAATAAATTCATAGTCAGattgttcataatcatatatataaaattatagtttctaacaaaaatatatcttattcaaatatatatataaatcatatactcagtattaaaatatatttgtaataatccTTTACTCgaaatcagtaatacaatagaaataaaaattctaacaattataaacaatCTTCAGTagttaaaaaatacattaatataaacaaaatgaaacccaattaggataaggttacttaccttaGCTAGCTCACCACAAAGAACTTTTCCCCAACACTTTCTCTAAAATCCTTAGATCTCACCTAGGGGCATAGCCAAGAATACATACTTGGGGGGGCCAGGTTGTAATAGAGATATACCAAATATAATTCTTAAGTCTATtggatacaaaattatcaactttcatatattattatatacttgaACGTGTTGGGAATTCAACCGAAATTtcaaacctgtgagaaacaaaaaaatagagaaaacaaaacaccaaaagtaaaacaatcacacgcataAGGCAGTATTTACGTAGTTCGGCAATTTCCTACATCCACAGAGTTGcaaggatttcactattatcaaagaaaattacaatgtgcggctacagtgtttttcttcctcaaaaacaacaacaagacaaaaccctaatcaccaaaaaaacttcttttataaaaaacttcttttataaactatcaTATTATCTACCAAAAGCTCATCCTCCATTCTATTGCGAAGTCTTGTTTTTAACAACTTCATAGCTGAGAAAGCTCGTTCTGTAGTTGCTGTAGAAACTAGAAGGGTCAACACAAGACGAATAAGTCtatcaatcaaaaaatatattttagactTTCCTGAAATTTTTAATCTCCTACATAGCTCGAAAATCGTACTCATATTCTGAAAATCTGGATGTTTTATCACATCAAGCTCATAATGTCGCAATTGAGACTCCAAAAGTTCTTGTTCATGTTCAGTGAAATCTTGAGGATAATATTTCTTAACCAAATTgcatatataaacaattttGAATAATCTAAAAGCATCCTTGGGATTTAAAGTTGAACTAAGAATGACAAGTTCCGTTGTTAGCTCACAAAATCTACTTTTCAATTCTTGCAATTGAAAGTCTATTGCAACTGTAAATATGCCAATTCTAAAATGATGTTCCATTGTTAAATCGTCATCTTGACGACGATATCTACCTCGACCTTTAGTGTAACGAGCATTCATATCAGgaatattaatttcatgttgcTCACAAAATGATATAACACTAGCAAGTAAAGGCTCCCATCCATCATCTCTCAACTTTTGAATAAGTGATTTTGTAGTTGAAACTAAATGCATGGCATTTAAAAGGTCTTGAGATTGTTGttgcaaagcttgacaaagAACATTAGTAATTCCCATTATCTCTTTCATTAAAtgcaagattaaaataaattcaaatgatgTTAATACCTGATAAGCTCCCTCGGCATCACCGCGTTGTTTATAATTAGCCCCTTCCTCAGAAATAGTGTTGATAACTTTGCAAGTAGCATCAAACATTTTAATcaaactacaaatagattgaaaatgagATCCCCACCTAGTATCTCCAGCTTGTTGCAAAGTACCAATCTGGTTTGCACCTCTTCCAGTCTCAATTTCACTAGAAGCAATCATATTCTCAACTTGTTCTGCTTGAGCATGTTGCAATTCATCATTACGCTTACTAGAACCAACAACAATATTGATAATATTAACCAAATGATCAAAGAATTGATGAACATCTTTTACTTCTCTAGATGCTGTAACTAGAGCTAATTGTAACCTATGAGCTATACAATGTACATAATAAGCATATGGGCAATCTTTAAGAAAAGGTTGTTTCTTCGGCGCTCGGTTCAGCCCTTTCTTGCTGTTTTTTCTGGCGGTGAGAAAGGcgcttctttctttgtttaggTGTCTATGCCACACAATGAAAAAAACGCTCTTTAATAAAACCTTCTTTATCAACAAATCTCAAAATGATGGCCATTTGCTCTCTCTTCAACTCATCCCGAGCTTCATCAATAAGAATGCAGAATTTTGCATCTCCAATTTCTTCACGAATAGCATTTCGCACATTATTAGCAAGAATATGCAAAATCTCCTTTTGAATTGTGGGTGATGTATATTTGGCATTTCCAGAAGCATTTTCCAAGACAACACTAGCTACTTTGTCATTGAAAGTTGATGTAAGTTTtatcaattcaataaaattgccTCTATTTTTTGAATCAAGGCTTTCATCATGACCTCTAAAAGCACAAGCTTGGAATGCTAGCCATCGAGCACACTCTATTAAGGTTTTGAACCACAACCGATTATTCTCTAATTCTTTTGACGTTTGTTTCTCAATTAGCTTGTCAATATGTCGTGAATAATTCTATGAATCCTCGCAacatttcacaacaattttatgTGGAGAGTTTGGTTCTTTCCCTTCATGACGAATTAAAGGACAATTTATTCCATCTTTCACCtttttccaattattaaaaCCTGTTGAAATGAATACATCTGATCCGGGACGACCTATTGGTTTCTTACTAAAAAGGTAGCAAGGTAGAAAATATAATGCATCCATTGAAGGTGAATATTCCAACCAATCCTTATGTGAAACAAACTATGAAGGTTGAAATCGACGACGATGAGTATCATCATTGTATGGACAGACTATATCTTCAGGTTGGTATGGACCTTTTATGAGATAAGCTCGTCggatttcatcttgtttgttgataggaaattcacatatttgtttacgtgttcctggatcacgatctatctcttcagattgaagttttggacatttGGAGGGGTGTTCATCAGGCATCGAAGTATTAACATTTATTTCTACAGCCACAGGTGtcctaatttctgaattgctaacatcttttttcttaaagaatgcatcaattgtttttcgtttgctcataattcttttagctttaagaatatgactcaattaacctgaaaagaattttaaaaaataaaattttaattagaaatttttgcttagttatatgaatgttattcatactcaaggaaaaaacaaaattttcactataatttaaacagtcaacccatttttaatacaactttaattaatactaacccctcaaacaaaaacaaaaataatttaattaatttgtgttttataatgtattggttaatttaattatatagctttaattattgttgtttagcataacaataaactatattgctttaatttatttgtcattaattataatgCTTTAATCCTAGTTGGTAATTACACGTATGTTACACGTAAAATACGCATACATACGTAACAATTAATAAAACTCTCGTTTGCCGATTTGTTTCCAATTGTACAGTAAATTACGCATTATTTTGGAATGAGAGTTTCATTCCCGTTTGTAACGCACAAAAGTTATAAACTACGGAAACATACGGGCTATAAAATACTAAAGAGATAAAGTTGAAGTCAACTATAGCAATAAATGATTAAACAATTCCTAAGAAATAGCCTTAAAAGAGTGAAACACATATCCTTTGTTACAATTCCTAAAATATagcaataaacaattaaacaattcctaaaaaattgcaataaatgatagctaataatttaattattagcttttgaataaatattaattattatttaataatgttggtttacactaaaaaccaacACACTGACCATTGACCAACAAAAAGGAATAACCGGATAAGATAAGACAAATTTATaaagacaaacagaaaaaaaaaaaaaaaaaaaagaagtaaaaatcaCCCAATGAAAGAGTGAGAtgctattaaaattaaaagaataaaaagactCAGGCAGATTTCATTTCCATTTATCCATTCAGTCATTcagtgagatagagagagagagagagagagagtcagagagaaaaaccttgagggagggCCGGACTACCGGAGTCGGAGCGGAGGAAGCAACGAGTCAACGACAGATCTCCGATGAGTGATGACTGATCTACCGTCTGGCGTCTACGATCTACAAAAATTTcgtttcatttttcattttagtgacagtgagataaagagagagagaaaataagagaaataccttgagggagggccgGAGGGAGCACCGGAGCAGAGGCCGATCTCTGATCTGCGATGAGGGGCGAGCGACGACGGCAACGACGAGTGAGCTGCGGCGTCGTGGCGACGTGACCGTGGGTTTGCTagggtttggtttttatttgtgtattggggatttttttttttttttttttagataaaaacctCTGTCTCTTTGTGTTCTCTGTGTTTCTCtctgtgttctttgtgtttggtttgctgtTGAGTTTGGTTGGTTGTTGAGTTTGATTTGCTCTGTACAGGCAGTATCGGGCATTGGGGTATGCTTTTTCTGCCACCGATTTGATTTCTCTGCCAGCGACGTGATGGTTGGATTTTCTGAttctctataatttttttttttttttggttgagaatgcGTGGGCTTGCCGTGAGCGACCTACTGGGCTCACCGTGGGCTTAGCTTGCCGTGGGCTtctctgtaaatttttttttttttcaaattttagttcaatttttttttgggctttttttttttttttttgcttgaaagtagaacagataatttttttttttttaatttgaggatGTTCCTAATTTTTGATTGAGGCCTGGGAGAATGGGTGAGAAATTGGTAGGGGGGGCCGGCTGTCTAAGGTTGGGGGggcctaattattttttcttcatagtctaatgggaaaaaaaaaatttgtagggGCCACGGCCCCCCCAAGCCACTATGTGGCTCCGCCCCTGATCTCACCTAACAAATTTACAAGCACCATTTACTTAATAA contains:
- the LOC115973733 gene encoding zinc finger MYM-type protein 1-like, translating into MPDTACTEQIKLNNQPNSTANQTQRTQRETQRTQRDRDRRRQTVDQSSLIGDLSLTRCFLRSDSGSPALPQECARWLAFQACAFRGHDESLDSKNRGNFIELIKLTSTFNDKVASVVLENASGNAKYTSPTIQKEILHILANNVRNAIREEIGDAKFCILIDEARDELKREQMAIILRFVDKEAHRLQLALVTASREVKDVHQFFDHLVNIINIVVGSSKRNDELQHAQAEQVENMIASSEIETGRGANQIGTLQQAGDTRWGSHFQSICSLIKMFDATCKVINTISEEGANYKQRGDAEGAYQVLTSFEFILILHLMKEIMGITNVLCQALQQQSQDLLNAMHLVSTTKSLIQKLRDDGWEPLLASVISFCEQHEINIPDMNARYTKGRGRYRRQDDDLTMEHHFRIGIFTVAIDFQLQELKSRFCELTTELVILSSTLNPKDAFRLFKIVYICNLVKKYYPQDFTEHEQELLESQLRHYELDVIKHPDFQNMTNGGYALVLRYPANVDYSL